One part of the Lycorma delicatula isolate Av1 chromosome 7, ASM4794821v1, whole genome shotgun sequence genome encodes these proteins:
- the LOC142328043 gene encoding complex I assembly factor ACAD9, mitochondrial-like produces the protein MISLLDSHIFGVLELRLILRLISYIICLFLSVIMNLPKTISVLRRLNLTNFRRDTCIIQSSEFERNASSNRSSVEEVEPQESSISEEKKVMKGPFIKNLFLGIFNTDFLEYPEYSSMEFIKEVQNIVLPPEEYVLTNVDSKMIDEQKEIPQDVINALKDYKFYGLQVPRKYGGLELDDKCSTRCWEAVGSDFSISTSLAAHNMSLNAILSHGSEEQKEFFLRKMASGEITVSCCFVEKPSVIDMSDINTTALPNENGDWELNGKKIWVTNGNKVDYYLVFATSMKDQEKSTNNHLTAFVVDKNSPGLECGPAIEQLGTRGVSICDVTFNKVIVPKSNILGEVGNGVNIAVECLSRSRLGAAASSVGFLKNLLNMVTEFVIYNKINNKALYTYEYFKRQVGKIAVDLYALESMVYLTAGIKDAYDNAELSLEESVVKIYSMEKVAELVDLCAYLVGGKAYVKDSPLERCIRDSRSFLLHDIVPINVTKLYIATLGLQHAGAEKATLIKKARNPYDFPGFALRNFFKDTIKMSRNDDYVKEGKLLRLQLHPSLSGDADKLESCAVRFEGIVRELLQRWGIEIIDKQVDLIRLADCVVSMYGMTAVLGRASRAYCLGLHNSHNELYAVNAFCNVNFNKVKNTINDLYSSPMETNDSAFMNIGEQIALQKGYFFSHPLARNY, from the coding sequence ATGATTTCATTGTTAGACAGTCATATTTTCGGCGTGCTggaattaagattaattttgaggttaatatcatatataatttgtttgttcttATCTGTAATAATGAATTTGCCGAAAACAATTTCGGTGTTAAGGCgcttaaatttaactaatttcagAAGAGACACATGTATAATTCAAAGTTCTGAATTTGAACGTAATGCATCTTCTAACCGGTCTAGTGTTGAAGAAGTGGAACCTCAAGAATCGTCTATTAGTGAAGAGAAAAAGGTAATGAAAGgtccatttataaaaaatctatttttaggaATTTTCAATACTGATTTTTTAGAATATCCAGAATATTCTAGTatggaatttattaaagaagTACAGAATATTGTACTCCCTCCTGAAGAATACGTTTTGACTAATGTTGACTCGAAAATGATTGATGAACAAAAAGAAATACCTCAGGATGTTATAAATGcactaaaagattataaattttatggatTACAAGTACCAAGAAAATATGGTGGATTAGAACTAGATGATAAGTGTTCCACTCGATGTTGGGAAGCAGTAGGATCAGATTTTTCCATTTCAACCAGTTTAGCAGCACATAATATGtcattaaatgcaattttatctCATGGAAGTGAAGAgcagaaggaattttttttaaggaaaatggcATCTGGTGAAATTACAGTAAGTTGTTGTTTTGTTGAAAAACCAAGTGTAATTGATATGTCTGATATTAATACAACTGCTTTACCGAATGAAAATGGTGATTGGGAATTGAATGGGAAGAAAATATGGGTGACAAATGGTAATAAAGtggattattatttagtttttgcaACGTCAATGAAAGATCAAGAAAAATCTACAAACAACCATCTGACTGCTTTTGTGGTTGATAAAAATAGTCCTGGATTAGAATGTGGGCCAGCTATAGAACAGTTAGGTACTAGAGGTGTAAGTATTTGTGATGTGACATTTAATAAGGTAATTGTtccaaaaagtaatattttagggGAAGTAGGAAATGGTGTCAATATAGCAGTGGAATGTTTAAGTAGAAGTAGATTAGGAGCTGCTGCCTCTTCTGtaggatttttaaagaatttgttaaatatggttacagaatttgttatatataataaaataaataataaagctttGTAcacttatgaatattttaaacgaCAAGTAGGTAAAATAGCTGTAGACTTATATGCACTAGAAAGTATGGTGTATCTTACAGCTGGTATTAAGGATGCATATGATAATGCTGAGCTTTCTCTTGAAGAAtcagttgtaaaaatatatagtatggAAAAGGTTGCAGAATTGGTAGATTTATGTGCATATTTGGTCGGAGGAAAAGCATATGTTAAAGATTCACCCCTTGAAAGATGTATTAGAGATTCAAGATCATTTTTATTGCACGATATTGTACcaattaatgttacaaaattgTACATAGCAACACTAGGATTGCAGCATGCAGGTGCAGAAAAagcaactttaattaaaaaagctagGAATCCTTATGACTTTCCAGGATTTgctttgagaaatttttttaaggatactATAAAAATGAGTAGAAATGATGATTATGTAAAGGAAGGTAAATTGTTAAGATTACAGCTTCATCCATCATTAAGTGGAGATGCTGACAAATTAGAAAGTTGTGCTGTAAGATTTGAAGGTATAGTTAGAGAGTTGTTACAACGTTGGGGTATTGAAATTATTGACAAACAGGTAGATTTAATTAGGCTTGCTGATTGTGTTGTTTCTATGTACGGAATGACAGCTGTTTTGGGTAGGGCATCTCGTGCTTATTGTTTAGGACTCCACAATAGCCATAATGAACTTTATGCAGTTAATgcattttgtaatgtaaattttaataaagtgaaaaacacTATTAATGATCTTTACAGTAGTCCAATGGAAACAAATGATTCAGCTTTTATGAATATTGGTGAACAAATTGCGTTAcagaaaggttattttttttctcaCCCTCTTGCccgaaattattaa